The following coding sequences are from one Arcobacter nitrofigilis DSM 7299 window:
- a CDS encoding sigma 54-interacting transcriptional regulator, with translation MQEFIAFSEISREIKNSAELLKSLDINALITGQKGVGKKSLAKYITQDSNIYSAKALQEDINDNVISISNCTVIIENIDEITNIDLFINWVENNSIKVIATSKKDELNEKLSDIFSITINIPPLDTRKEDIKPLANKFAKEAGEILGIEEKPSKLIVNTHENAYSLRKSIFFSYLFESIGENEIMMLLENYILDNMDGENGYRDFVYLFEAPLLRASQKKYKSQVQMAKNLGLNRITLRKKLEMHKELI, from the coding sequence ATGCAAGAATTCATAGCTTTTTCAGAGATATCTAGAGAAATAAAAAACTCAGCGGAACTTCTTAAGTCCCTAGATATAAATGCGTTAATAACTGGACAAAAAGGTGTCGGGAAAAAAAGTTTAGCAAAATATATCACACAAGATTCAAACATCTATAGTGCAAAAGCTTTACAAGAGGATATAAATGATAATGTAATTTCTATTTCTAACTGTACAGTAATAATTGAAAATATTGATGAAATTACAAATATTGATTTATTTATAAACTGGGTTGAAAATAACTCTATAAAGGTTATTGCCACATCAAAAAAAGATGAGTTAAATGAAAAACTCTCAGATATATTTTCAATAACAATAAATATTCCACCTTTAGATACAAGAAAAGAGGATATAAAACCATTAGCAAATAAATTTGCTAAAGAAGCAGGTGAGATTTTAGGGATAGAAGAAAAACCTTCTAAACTAATAGTAAATACCCATGAAAATGCCTACAGTTTAAGAAAATCAATATTTTTCTCTTATCTTTTTGAATCAATTGGTGAAAATGAGATTATGATGCTTTTAGAAAACTATATCCTTGATAATATGGATGGAGAAAATGGATATAGGGATTTTGTGTATTTATTTGAAGCACCACTTCTTCGTGCCTCACAAAAGAAATATAAATCTCAAGTTCAAATGGCAAAAAATCTAGGATTAAATAGAATAACCCTAAGAAAAAAACTAGAGATGCATAAAGAATTAATATGA